Genomic DNA from Penaeus monodon isolate SGIC_2016 chromosome 15, NSTDA_Pmon_1, whole genome shotgun sequence:
TTTCGTTATCTTCATAAGACCTATGTTGATTTCACCTAATTCTAAAactttagaattattttttttatgtcttttcatctatttttctatgtatctcttgtactaatttatctttctcatctttttttttctatccatttctttttccttcattacattctgtttatctatctgtttcctaTTCATTCCTCTTCATTCTATGTATACGTATTCACAcccttttaattctttctttcagtctttctttctttttcattcttttcttttttttcccacaatgaACTCTCCTCGTCGAATTCGTTCACTGCGGTTCAGGTCAAGGCTGAAGAGGGGCAGCTGTGTTCCTGTTTTGAAAGGAAGGTATATGGCTTGAAATGAGCTTTTTGTCTCGCTCTCCCAGGATGCTGAAGCCGGTTGACATTTAGACGAGGCGGTTGGNNNNNNNNNNNNNNNNNNNNNNNNNNNNNNNNNNNNNNNNNNNNNNNNNNNNNNNNNNNNNNNNNNNNNNNNNNNNNNNNNNNNNNNNNNNNNNNNNNNNNNNNNNNNNNNNNNNNNNNNNNNNNNNNNNNNNNNNNNNNNNNNNNNNNNNNNNNNNNNNNNNNNNNNNNNNNNNNNNNNNNNNNNNNNNNNNNNNNNNNNNNNNNNNNNNNNNNNNNNNNNNNNNNNNNNNNNNNNNNNNNNNNNNNNNNNNNNNNNNNNNNNNNNNNNNNNNNNNNNNNNNNNNNNNNNNNNNNNNNNNNNNNNNNNNNNNNNNNNNNNNNNNNNNNNNNNNNNNNNNNNNNNNNNNNNNNNNNNNNNNNNNNNNNNNNNNNNNNNNNNNNNNNNNNNNNNNNNNNNNNNNNNNNNNNNNNNNNNNNNNNNNNNNNNNNNNNNNNNNNNNNNNNNNNNNNNNNNNNNNNNNNNNNNNNNNNNNNNNNNNNNNNNNNNNNNNNNNNNNNNNNNNNNNNNNNNNNNNNNTCTTTTTTTCTTCGACGAAGGGATGCGCAGGTGAGTTGTGACAGGTGTTGGTTAATTAATTCAGGTGAAAGAGGAGTCTGTGATATCAATGttagttctttttttatattctgggGAATTCACAGTCTATCTGTTCACTGACCCCCTTTCTTGTAACGAATtatagatgattatgataattttttggtgtgtgtgtttgtttgaaagtatatttatgttttaattcgGTAAGTAAAAAGTACCCTAGCAGACAGATAACtgttgtagaaaaggtatgtaaaaaggaaatggaattaTTCTGCAGTGGAAAACAAGAAATGACACTTTTAGACAAGATCTTCAGTGGTGATGTAATATCGAAACTCATTACATagtattgtctttttttatcacaCGGGTTCGATTTATGTAACGcggtgaagaggagaagagaagtgcGACTTTCTGCCCTTGGAGCTTTGTTAAAGAAAATAGACTCTTGATAACTTAGTGTTGGGAGCTAAAGTAGGAATTAGAAGGTTTACATGTCATGCTCATCATCGATTCTCAATTTTCAACATTTGACATAGGCACATTTTCCACTTCTTTCAATTTGGGGAACGAGATTGGGGTAGCGAATGGACTAAATTTTTGATTTCAGATTTCGTGTTGTTAAGAGGATTGTGTAATAGGTTTGAATATTATGGCACNNNNNNNNNNNNNNNNNNNNNNNNNNNNNNNNNNNNNNNNNNNNNNNNNNNNNNNNNNNNNNNNNNNNNNNNNNNNNNNNNNNNNNNNNNNNNNNNNNNNNNNNNNNNNNNNNNNNNNNNNNNNNNNNNNNNNNNNNNNNNNNNNNNNNNNNNNNNNNNNNNNNNNNNNNNNNNNNNNNNNNNNNNNNNNNNNCTACTTGCACGACGGATCTGTCNNNNNNNNNNNNNNNNNNNNNNNNNNNNNNNNNNNNNNNNNNNNNNNNNNNNNNNNNNNNNNNNNNNNNNNNNNNNNNNNNNNNNNNNNNNNNTTATTATGTATTTAGATAAATATGGCCACTGAAAATATAAACTCTTTAACGCTTATTTCGCTATAATCCGTCACTTTGATCACCACAAGGAAGCACAAATATTAAGAGGAAAGTTgaacctgagaaaaaaaaagcctaatTATAGGCCNNNNNNNNNNNNNNNNNNNNNNNNNNNNNNNNNNNNNNNNNNNNNNNNNNNNNNNNNNNNNNNNNNNNNNNNNNNNNNNNNNNNNNNNNNNNNNNNNNNNNNNNNNNNNNNNNNNNNNNNNNNNNNNNNNNNNNNNNNNNNNNNNNNNNNNNNNNNNNNNNNNNNNNNNNNNNNNNNNNNNNNNNNNNNNNNNNNNNNNNNNNNNNNNNNNNNNNNNNNNNNNNNNNNNNNNNNNNNNNNNNNNNNNNNNNNNNNNNNNNNNNNNNNNNNNNNNNNNNNNNNNNNNNNNNNNNNNNNNNNNNNNNNNNNNNNNNNNNNNNNNNNNNNNNNNNNNNNNNNNNNNNNNNNNNNNNNNNNNNNNNNNNNNNNNNNNNNNNNNNNNNNNNNNNNNNNNNNNNNNNNNNNNNNNNNNNNNNNNNNNNNNNNNNNNNNNNNNNNNNNNNNNNNNNNNNNNNNNNNNNNNNNNNNNNNNNNNNNNNNNNNNNNNNNNNNNNNNNNNNNNNNNNNNNNNNNNNNNNNNNNNNNNNNNNNNNNNNNNNNNNNNNNNNNNNNNNNNNNNNNNNNNNNNNNNNNNNNNNNNNNNNNNNNNNNNNNNNNNNNNNNNNNNNNNNNNNNNNNNNNNNNNNNNNNNNNNNNNNNNNNNNNNNNNNNNNNNNNNNNNNNNNNNNNNNNNNNNNNNNNNNNNNNNNNNNNNNNNNNNNNNNNNNNNNNNNNNNNNNNNNNNNNNNNNNNNNNNNNNNNNNNNNNNNNNNNNNNNNNNNNNNNNNNNNNNNNNNNNNNNNNNNNNNNNNNNNNNNNNNNNNNNNNNNNNNNNNNNNNNNNNNNNNNNNNCTTTTGGGTGTGTGACTTTCCACCGAaaaatactttttgttttgttgcattCGAACTTTAGACNNNNNNNNNNNNNNNNNNNNNNNNNNNNNNNNNNNNNNNNNNNNNNNNNNNNNNNNNNNNNNNNNNNNNNNNNNNNNNNNNNNNNNNNNNNNNNNNNNNNNNNNNNNNNNNNNNNNNNNNNNNNNNNNNNNNNNNNNNNNNNNNNNNNNNNNNNNNNNNNNNNNNNNNNNNNNNNNNNNNNNNNNNNNNNNNNNNNNNNNNNNNNNNNNNNNNNNNNNNNNNNNNNNNNNNNNNNNTTGTTGTCTTCGGTCCCAGCCATGTTACCGTAGATCATACCTTGTGTGACTGACAGAATTAGTGAAATACTGGGGTGAAGANNNNNNNNNNNNNNNNNNNNNNNNNNNNNNNNNNNNNNNNNNNNNNNNNNNNNNNNNNNNNNNNNNNNNNNNNNNNNNNNNNNNNNNNNNNNNNNNNNNNNNNNNNNNNNNNNNNNNNNNNNNNNNNNNNNNNNNNNNNNNNNNNNNNNNNNNNNNNNNNNNNNNNNNNNNNCTAATTCGGATTATGAAATGTAATTGAGATACGGCAATGTGTGGTGGCGCAGGGTGATCATATGTTTCAAAAGTGGGCTAATTTGCAATCAGCAATACAGGGAATCATATAGAGTATTAGTAACAAACGTTGTTGATGAATTAGATAGAGAATAAGTAACAAACGTTTTTTTCATGAATTATACAGGTAGACAGAACAATTGACAAACGTgtttcataaattatataaagatacAAAGTGACAAACGTTTTTGATTCATTATATAGACAGAATCTTTAACACACGCTTTTCATGCCAAATGGAGAGAGCTGTTAACGCGACTGATCAGTGTTCAACAGAGTTCAGTTAGGTGAAGCTAATACGAGAAATTATTTTGGAGATTGCGatgaataaagcaaaaaaaatgctTTCCATAAACAATAAGGACGTATcatacaaagaaacaaattaaatataaatagatacaataaGTGATAAACGCTTTTCGACCGTCTAGTTGCTAGACTTCACAAGTTTTCTTCATTAGTTGACGAAAAAAAAGTGCCACTGGTTGAGTAATGGCAAAAATGCGCGGATTGTCAATGAGTCAGTAAGCCGGATTATGAGCTTATCTGACAATTGACACAGCTGTCAAGATGAATTGGTTTTAGATGAGCTTCCAGTAAAATAAAGAAGTTTGGCCAGTTCGCAAGAAACgagatgggaaaaaaatcagTGCCATTGCTAAGTCTAAAAATACAAGTTTGCTTAAATTTATCTGAAACTAGTTTAGGGTAAACTTGCTACAAATcgattttgtatcattattactagaggTAGGTAGGTGGGGGGGAAGCTAATGATAAGGGGGGGGTGGAATATAAAGttgaaatgtttttaaataaatttcctaCAGCTGCATCCAATCAAGATGAGTGGCAAATGCACGGTGACATGTATCTCTGTTAACTTGCGTTACAAGATTTTTTCACTTTGATAATCCATTTGTTTGGTCTGTTCAACACATAGTCAGGTATGTTTAGATGTTAGACCTTTTGCgacaattcattatcattacttgggTTTTCATGAGAATTCTTCTTTAGTAACTAAAATATGGAATTGCTGGAGCAGGGATTACCGCAGCTCCACAAATCATTtgaaataacagtaatcatattgAAGTGGTTCCTGTGTTAAAACCGAAGCTACGGTAAAGTAATCACANNNNNNNNNNNNNNNNNNNNNNNNNNNNNNNNNNNNNNNNNNNNNNNNNNNNNNNNNNNNNNNNNAGTTCGTTATTGCATTTTAACCAGCTGCTTCCTCGGTCAGCTAATTCTGAACTAAGCACTGGCCAAGCTGCTGTATCGAGTCACCAATTGNNNNNNNNNNNNNNNNNNNNNNNNNNNNNNNNNNNNNNNNNNNNNNNNNNNNNNNNNNNNNNNNNNNNNNNNNNNNNNNNNNNNNNNNNNNNNNNNNNNNNNNNNNNNNNNNNNNNNNNNNNNNNNNNNNNNNNNNNNNNNNNNNNNNNNNNNNNNNNNNNNNNNNNNNNNNNNNNNNNNNNNNNNNNNNNNNNNNNNNNNNNNNNNNNNNNNNNNNNNNNNNNNNNNNNNNNNNNNNNNNNNNNNNNNNNNNNNNNNNNNNNNNNNNNNNNNNNNNNNNNNCAAAGTAAGAgaaatgtatgatgtatatttgaCCATGAAGATACGTTATCAATGGTTCTAGTTCATGTCTTCGTAACCTCAAAGATCAGTTCCATTTCTTGCAGCGTGCAATTGTCCTTTCTCATCCTTGCCATTGTGAAGATATATCAagggagtataatatatatacacctatcatTATTTCTTTGCATGGGGATGTTGTAAAGCTCACTGGCAGGCAATTTTGTATAGAGAGAAGAGCGATTAAAGCACGAAAAcccagaaaacaaaaagaaattcctTGGTGTGGACAGCCATTCAATAGACAACGAGTGCTGAGCGGCGTAACCTAACTCTCTCCTTCAGTGGTTTTCGAGTATAGCGATAGTAGATAATGGGATATCGATTCCCCAACAAACCTTTAATGCTATAAGATAACGCTCTTTAAACGGCTTCCCGCTCGCTCCAGCTCAAACCTTCTCCTTCGGCCGAGCCAAGGGCGGGGTCGAGCGCAACGATAGCAGAGCAcctattttttcttgttcattcccccccccccNNNNNNNNNNNNNNNNNNNNNNNNNNNNNNNNNNNNNNNNNNNNNNNNNNNNNNNNNNNNNNNNNNNNNNNNNNNNNNNNNNNNNNNNNNNNNNNNNNNNGTAGATGTATGCACAAGGATNNNNNNNNNNNNNNNNNNNNNNNNNNAAAGTAAAAGGAAGTAAATATGAGAGTCTGCTACCACCGCATAATGAAGCGCCCATACACagcctccccattctcccccgtCGCTTCTGAGCCAAAcgacgaaaaaagggaaatggactCCTAAGTTTANNNNNNNNNNNNNNNNNNNNNNNNNNNNNNNNNNNNNNAAAAAGCGACCCGACCAGCCGACCCGACCAGCCGACCCGACCCGACGTCTGTAAGTCGGGTGTGCGGGACCATCCGGGCCGTGCGAAATGCCCTCTTTGCGCGACCTAGGTGCAAGGGAGCAATGTTGCACAGGTTCCTTTGCGTAAAAGAAAGCGGAGGAAAAGATATAACATTAAACCACAAAGATTCATGGAATTTGATTACttcagtttattttatataaacatttaacagTTTGCTGCctgtgacaagaaaaaaaaagaaaacatgtctagataaaaataatatgtatatatattttaacgaacagacaaacaagtgaacaaataaaataatacagagCGGTTACAGAAGTAGATTTGCAGACAGACTTCTTGTATCTCAAATGGAGTTTGTTGCCCATCAATGAATCACTCGNNNNNNNNNNNNNNNNNNNNNNNNNNNNNNNNNNNCCTGCGGATAATGCAACGGAACGTGAACCGAAGTAGGTGCCGACTGAGAACCAGTTCGGTGAGATCATCTTACGCAACCGACCCGCGGAGACTTCAGCGTGGGGTTGCGTATGTAGNNNNNNNNNNNNNNNNNNNNNNNNNNNNNNNNNNNNNNNNNNNNNNNNNNNNNNNNNNNNNNNNNNNNNNNNNNNNNNNNNNNNNNNNNNNNNNNNNNNNNNNNNNNNNNNNNNNNNNNNNNNNNNNNNNNNNNNNNNNNNNNNNNNNNNNNNNNNNNNNNNNNNNNNNNNNNNNNNNNNNNNNNAGAATGCGGTTTTCCATTAGAACCGAAGGCAGTGACTAAAACCAAACTAAACAACACAGGAAATATTAtgaaaacaccaaacacaacacgaaTCTACGCGGATTCTAACACCCAGCATGCGTCGGCTCGAAGGGAGAATTTTTTCTgaacttttttcccttgggcgccacgcggggggggggggggggccccNNNNNNNNNNNNNNNNNNNNNNNNNNNNNNNNNNNNNNNNNNNNNNNNNNNNNNNNNNNNNNNNNNNNNNNNNNNNNNNNNNNNNNNNNNNNNNNNNNNNNNNNNNNNNNNNNNNNNNNNNNNNNNNNNNNNNNNNNNNNNNNNNNNNNNNNNNNNNNNNNNNNNNNNNNNNNNNNNNNNNNNNNNNNNNNNNNNNNNNNNNNNNNNNNNNNNNNNNNNNNNNNNNNNNNNNNNNNNNNNNNNNNNNNNNNNNNNNNNNNNNNNNNNNNNNNNNNNNNNNNNNNNNNNNNNNNNNNNNNNNNNNNNNNNNNNNNNNNNNNNNNNNNNNNNNNNNNNNNNNNNNNNNNNNNNNNNNNNNNNNNNNNNNNNNNNNNNNNNNNNNNNNNNNNNNNNNNNNNNNNNNNNNNNNNNNNNNNNNNNNNNNNNNNNNNNNNNNNNNNNNNNNNNNNNNNNNNNNNNNNNNNNNNNNNNNNNNNNNNNNNNNNNNNNNNNNNNNNNNNNNNNNNNNNNNNNNNNNNNNNNNNNNNNNNNNNNNNNNNNNNNNNNNNNNNNNNNNNNNNNNNNNNNNNNNNNNNNNNNNNNNNNNNNNNNNNNNNNNNNNNNNNNNNNNNNNNNNNNNNNNNNNNNNNNNNNNNNNNNNNNNNNNNNNNNNNNNNNNNNNNNNNNNNNNNNNNNNNNNNNNNNNNNNNNNNNNNNNNNNNNNNNNNNNNNNNNNNNNNNNNNNNNNNNNNNNNNNNNNNNNNNNNNNNNNNNNNNNNNNNNNNNNNNNNNNNNNNNNNNNNNNNNNNNNNNNNNNNNNNNNNNNNNNNNNNNNNNNNNNNNNNNNNNNNNNNNNNNNNNNNNNNNNNNNNNNNNNNNNNNNNNNNNNNNNNNNNNNNNNNNNNNNNNNNNNNNNNNNNNNNNNNNNNNNNNNNNNNNNNNNNNNNNNNNNNNNNNNNNNNNNNNNNNNNNNNNNNNNNNNNNNNNNNNNNNNNNNNNNNNNNNNNNNNNNNNNNNNNNNNNNNNNNNNNNNNNNNNNNNNNNNNNNNNNNNNNNNNNNNNNNNNNNNNNNNNNNNNNNNNNNNNNNNNNNNNNNNNNNNNNNNNNNNNNNNNNNNNNNNNNNNNNNNNNNNNNNNNNNNNNNNNNNNNNNNNNNNNNNNNNNNNNNNNNNNNNNNNNNNNNNNNNNNNNNNNNNNNNNNNNNNNNNNNNNNNNNNNNNNNNNNNNNNNNNNNNNNNNNNNNNNNNNNNNNNNNNNNNNNNNNNNNNNNNNNNNNNNNNNNNNNNNNNNNNNNNNNNNNNNNNNNNNNNNNNNNNNNNNNNNNNNNNNNNNNNNNNNNNNNNNNNNNNNNNNNNNNNNNNNNNNNNNNNNNNNNNNNNNNNNNNNNNNNNNNNNNNNNNNNNNNNNNNNNNNNNNNNNNNNNNNNNNNNNNNNNNNNNNNNNNNNNNNNNNNNNNNNNNNNNNNNNNNNNNNNNNNNNNNNNNNNNNNNNNNNNNNNNNNNNNNNNNNNNNNNNNNNNNNNNNNNNNNNNNNNNNNNNNNNNNNNNNNNNNNNNNNNNNNNNNNNNNNNNNNNNNNNNNNNNNNNNNNNNNNNNNNNNNNNNNNNNNNNNNNNNNNNNNNNNNNNNNNNNNNNNNNNAAGGGATAGAGGTTATGTATTAGGACTTCAGTGCAAGTGTagatgcttatatgtgtgtgtNNNNNNNNNNNNNNNNNNNNNNNNNNNNNNNNNNNNNNNNNNNNNNNNNNNNNNNNNNNNNNNNNNNNNNNNNNNNNNNNNNNNNNNNNNNNNNNTATGTGNNNNNNNNNNNNNNNNNNNNNNNNNNNNNNNNNNNNNNNNNNNNNNNNNTGCATTTTTACGTAAATAGCATTCGTTGtgaaatgtttttatgtatatattttttattctcgcCTTATCAACAATAAACCCCCACTCAAAAAGGAAATCGATATAGTGTACTATAATAATTGATTATCAAAGGATCTTGAAAGAACCCCAAAACGTTTTTCTTCCGGTGtttcacttcgtaaaaaaaactaaaaggctaaaaaaaaaaacattagtaatcAAGGACGGGGTTTTGTCTCACGAAAGTTGTTGGGCGGGATAGTGCGGTCTATATATAGGGCTCCGTCGAACGCGAACGTAGCATTCACCCTCTCGAAGCCAGCATGAAGGTACGGCGACGTCGCTCAGTGAGATAGTGCTAAATACTAGTTTAAATACTAGTTTATACTTTATACTAGTGTGGTCGTGCTAAGTCGAGTTTTGGATTTCGATTCGAGAGAAGTAGCTGAGTGACTTTCAGAAGAACGNNNNNNNNNNNNNNNNNNNNNNNNNNNNNNNNNNNNNNNNNNNNNNNNNNNNNNNNNNNNNNNNNNNNNNNNNNNNNNNNNNNNNNNNNNNNNNNNNNNNNNNNNNNNNNNNNNNNNNNNNNNNNNNNNNNNNNNNNNNNNNNNNNNNNNNNNNNNNNNNNNNNNNNNNNNNNNNNNNNNNNNNNNNNNNNNNNNNNNNNNNNNNNNNNNNNNNNNNNNNNNNNNNNNNNNNNNNNNNNNNNNNNNNCTTACTACTCGAACTCATATAGTTTTAATTCTGGTTTTAATCCTCTGCCTTTTCTTTGCATCTTCGGTCCATCTTTAACCAGGCCTGTTTACGCCCATAGGTCCCAGGTGGCGCCCTCCTGCTCCTGCTTGCGCCGCTTTGCCTCGCCGGCCCGCAGGGCTACAACTATGCCTCGCCCGCTGATGCGGCTTTCGCTCTAGCGCCTTCTCAAGCCCCTGCCACTGCTCCTGCTCAAGCCCCTGCTCAATTCCCTGCCTTTGCCNNNNNNNNNNNNNNNNNNNNNNNNNNNNNNNNNNNNNNNNNNNAATTCCCTGCCTTTGCCCCTGCCCCTGCTCCTGCTCAAATCCCTGCCTttgttcctcctcctgctcctgctcaaGTCCCTGCCCTTGCCCCTGCTCCAGCTCAAGTCCCTGCCCTTGCCCCTGCTCCAGCTCAGGCTCTCGCTCCAGCTCCTGCCCCAGCCAATGGCCCTGCATTTGCCTTGACCGCTGCTCAAGCTCCGGCTTCTGCCCCTGCCGTAGCCCCTGCCCCTGTCCCCATGCCCTACGCCTATGGGTATGACGTTAACTCGCTCGACGCCCAGAACCGCCCCGTCGCCTTCGGGCACCAGGAGGAGGGCCGGGCCGATGGGCAAACCGTCGGTCGCTACTACGTCCAGCACCCGGACACGCGGCTCATGATCGTCGACTACGTCAGCGATAACACAGGCTTCCATCCCACCTACAGCTTCCGGGGCCAGGCCGTGAAGCCTCAGGTCTCTGCTCCACAGCCTGCTCCTCAGATTgcccctgctcctgctcctgctccacAGCCTGCTCCTCAGATTGCCCCTGCTCCTGCCCCTGCTCCCCAGCCTGCTCCTCAGATTgcccctgctcctgctcctgctcctcagATTgcccctgctcctgctcctcagATTGCCCCTGCtcctgctactgctcctgctctTTCCCCTGCTCCTGCCCCTGTCCCTgctcctgcccctgcccctgcccctgcccctgcccccgcccctgCTCCTGCCCCCGCCCCTGCTCCtgcccccgcccctgcccctgcTCCTCAGCTTGCTCCTTTTAACAGACCAATTATCCTCCTTACCCAGCCCCCCCTGACAACTCCAAATTCTGCTGCCCGTCCTGCTTCGTCATCTCCCACACAAGCTGCTCCTGCCTCTCTTACCCCTACATCAGCTCCTCAGCCTACCTTCCCTGCCTTTGCACAGTTCCCGCAGGCTGTCCCTGCCCCACAGTTGGCCTCTGCTCCTGCTAGACTTCAGCCAATTCCTCAGTTGGCCACTGCCCCAGCTCCTGCCAGAAGCCAGCCTGCTTTCCCTGTTGCTCAGCCTCTTCAGTCTGCCCCTGTTCCTACTGGTGGCCAggctgctctctcctctccttcagctCCTGCACAGCCTGCTCAGTTTGCGCCTGCTCCTACTAGTGGCCAGGCTACCCTTTCTTCTCCAACATCTGCCCAGACTCCGCAGGCTTCTGCTGCTCCAGCAAGAAATCAATCACCCCTTCCACCGCCTCGTCTTCCAGTACAAGCTTCTGCCCCTGTTGCTACTGGTGGCCAGgctgctctctcctctccgtcagcTCCTGCACAGCCTGTTCAGTTTGTGCCTGTTCCTATTGGTGGCCAGGCTGGCCTTTCCTCTCCATTAGATCCTGCACAGGCTTCGCAGGCTTCTGCTGCTCCAGGAAGAAGTCAGtcaccccttccacctcccagTCTTCCAGTACAGGCGTCTGCCCCTGTTAGTGGCAAGgctgctctctcttctccatcagcCCCTGCACAACTTGCTCAATTTGCGCCTGTTCCTACTGGTGGCCAGgctgctctctcttctccatcagcCCCTGCACAACTTGCTCAGTTTGCGCCTGTTCCTACTGGTGGCCAGgctgctctctcttctccatcagcCCCTGCACAACTTGCTCAGTTTGCGCCTGTTCCTACTGGTGGCCAGgctgctctctcttctccatcagcCCCTGCACAACCTGCTCAGTTTGCGCCTGTTCCTACTGGTGGCCAGGCTGCTCTTTCTTCCCCATCAGCTCCTGCACAGGCTGCTCAAGCTTCACCTTTCACAACACCTTTTGTCTTCCTTTTACAAAACCCACTGTCTCCCATATCTAATGGATTCCCAGCGGCTCCTGCTTCAACAGGGCCTGTACTGGCTGCTCAGTCTCCTCCTGCTCTCGTTCCTTCTAGAAGTCGGGCTCCATTCCCTGTTTCTCCAGCTCAGGCTCCTCAGCTTTCGCCTGTGCCTTCTAGAAATCCAGTTTTCCGTCCTACACAGCCTGTCCAGTTTTCTTCTGTTCCTGGTAGAAGTCAGCCTGCTCCAGTATTACCTGTACAAGCTCCTCAGCTTTCCCCTGTACCAAACAGAAGCCAGGCTGCCTTATCTGCACCAGCTCCCAGACCTATCCTTGCACCAACTAGAAATCAGGCTGCTCTTCCTGTTCCACAAACTTCGCTTGCTCCTGTCAGAAGTCAGGCTGCATCTCCAGCTCCTCAGCCATCTTCTGCCCCTGCTAGAAGTCAGCCTACCCTTCTATCTCCAGTTCAGGTCCGCCAGCCTTCCATCGTGCCAACCAGGGCACAAGTCTTCCCTATATCACAGGTCCAACAGCCCTCAGCCCCTCTCCTGCTGCAACAAGTGTCATCTTTGCCTTCCCAGTCGTCCTTCAACATCAACAGGGGTCAAGTCTTCCTTCCCAACCAGTCTATAGTTTCTTCATCAACAGGTTCTTC
This window encodes:
- the LOC119582283 gene encoding nascent polypeptide-associated complex subunit alpha, muscle-specific form-like (The sequence of the model RefSeq protein was modified relative to this genomic sequence to represent the inferred CDS: added 26 bases not found in genome assembly) gives rise to the protein MPYAYGYDVNSLDAQNRPVAFGHQEEGRADGQTVGRYYVQHPDTRLMIVDYVSDNTGFHPTYSFRGQAVKPQVSAPQPAPQIAPAPAPAPQPAPQIAPAPAPAPQPAPQIAPAPAPAPQIAPAPAPQIAPAPATAPALSPAPAPVPAPAPAPAPAPAPAPAPAPAPAPAPAPAPAPQLAPFNRPIILLTQPPLTTPNSAARPASSSPTQAAPASLTPTSAPQPTFPAFAQFPQAVPAPQLASAPARLQPIPQLATAPAPARSQPAFPVAQPLQSAPVPTGGQAALSSPSAPAQPAQFAPAPTSGQATLSSPTSAQTPQASAAPARNQSPLPPPRLPVQASAPVATGGQAALSSPSAPAQPVQFVPVPIGGQAGLSSPLDPAQASQASAAPGRSQSPLPPPSLPVQASAPVSGKAALSSPSAPAQLAQFAPVPTGGQAALSSPSAPAQLAQFAPVPTGGQAALSSPSAPAQLAQFAPVPTGGQAALSSPSAPAQPAQFAPVPTGGQAALSSPSAPAQAAQASPFTTPFVFLLQNPLSPISNGFPAAPASTGPVLAAQSPPALVPSRSRAPFPVSPAQAPQLSPVPSRNPVFRPTQPVQFSSVPGRSQPAPVLPVQAPQLSPVPNRSQAALSAPAPRPILAPTRNQAALPVPQTSLAPVRSQAASPAPQPSSAPARSQPTLLSPVQVRQPSIVPTRAQVFPISQVQQPSAPLLLQQVSSLPSQSSFNINRGQVFLPNQSIVSSSTGSSAFFIPSTVSQFNDRRNNSEEESREDDDGDDDDSGKEDDN